One genomic window of Melopsittacus undulatus isolate bMelUnd1 chromosome 15, bMelUnd1.mat.Z, whole genome shotgun sequence includes the following:
- the UBE4A gene encoding ubiquitin conjugation factor E4 A, whose translation MTDQENNNSISSNPFAALFGSVAAAKHFAAVQKQQQLRQLTGDETSVSQDDSDNSVSESLDDCDYSVAEISRSFRSQRELCEQLNINHMIQRIFLITLDNSDPSMKSGNGIPARCVYLEEMAADLDAQDWLDMDNVEQALFARLLLQEPGSHLIHMTSSSTQNLSADREAGERQILRYLYACFQRAREEITKVPENLLPFAVRCRNLTVSNTRTVLLTPEIYVNQNVYEQLVDLMLEALRGAQFEDMTEFLEEVIEALTMDEEVRTFGEVMVPVFDILLGRIKDLDLCQILLYTYLDVLLYFTKQKDIAKVFAGYIQPKDPSNGQMYQKTLLGTILNISCLLKTPGVVENHGYFLNPSRSSPQEIKVQESNIHQFMAQFHEKIYQMLKNLLQLSPETKHRILSWLGNCLHANAGRTKIWANQMPEIFFQMYASDAFFLNLGAALLKLCQPFCKPKSARLLTFNPTYCALKELNEEERRSKNVHMKGLEKETCLIPALSEQEPEFANSYNLVTENLVLTQYTLHLGFHRLHDQMVKINQSLHRLQVAWREAQQSSSPAADSLREQFERLMTIYLSTKTAVTEPQMLQNCLNLQVSMAVLLVQLAVGNRGTEPLELTFPLPAVQDSALAYVPEFFADNLGDFFIFLRRFADDILETSADSLEHILHFVTVFMGDVERMKNPHLRAKLAEVLEAVMPHLDQAQNPLVSSVFHRKRVFCSYQNAARLAEALIRVFVDIEFTGDPHQFEQKFNYRRPMYPILRYMWDTDSYRQSIKALADYASENLEAMNPPLFLRFLNLLMNDAIFLLDEAIQYLSKIKVQQIEKDRGEWDSLSPEARREKESSLQMFGQLARFHNIMSNETIGTLAFLTSEIKSLFVHPFLAERIISMLNYFLQHLVGPKMGALKVKDFSEFDFKPQQLVSDICTIYLNLGDEENFCATVPKDGRSYSPTLFAQTVRVLKKINKPGNMIVSFSNLAERIKSLADQQQQEEETYADACDEFLDPIMSTLMSDPVILPSSRVTVDRSTIARHLLSDQTDPFNRSPLTMDQIRPNTELKEKIQRWLAERKKQKEELDDTLN comes from the exons ATGACCGACCAGGAGAACAACAACAGCATCTCCAGCAACCCCTTCGCCGCCCTCTTCGGCTCCGTCGCCGCCGCGAAGCACTTCGCCGCCgtccagaagcagcagcagctgcggCAGCTGACAG GCGATGAGACCTCGGTCAGCCAGGATGACTCCGACAACAGCGTCTCCGAGAGCCTGGACGACTGCGACTACTCCGTGGCCGAGATCAGCCGCTCGTTCCGCTCGCAGCGGGAGCTGTGCGAGCAGCTCAACATCAACCACATGATCCAGAGGATCTTCCTCATCACCCTCGACAACA GTGACCCCAGCATGAAGAGCGGGAATGGGATCCCAGCACGCTGCGTCTACCTGGAAGAAATGGCTGCGGACCTGGACGCCCAGGACTGGCTGGACATGGACAACGTGGAGCAG GCCCTGTTTGCCCGCTTGCTGCTTCAGGAGCCTGGAAGCCACCTGATTCACATGacctccagcagcacacagaaccTCTCTGCTGACCGGGAAGCTGGGGAGAGACAGATCCTGCGCTACCTCTATGCCTGTTTCCAGAGGGCAAGAGAAGAG ATAACCAAGGTCCCAGAGAACCTGCTGCCCTTTGCCGTGCGCTGCCGGAACCTGACCGTGTCAAACACTCGCACTGTGCTCCTCACCCCAGAGATTTACGTCAACCAGAACGTGTATGAGCAGCTGGTGGACCTGATGCTGGAGGCGCTGCGAGGGGCCC AGTTTGAAGACATGACCGAGTTTCTGGAGGAGGTCATAGAGGCCTTAACGATGGACGAGGAGGTGCGGACGTTCGGGGAGGTGATGGTTCCCGTGTTTGACATCCTGCTGGGCAGAATCAAGGACCTGGACCTGTGTCAGATCCTGCTCTACACATACCTCGATGTGCTGCTCTACTTCACCAAGCAGAAGGACATCGCAAAG GTTTTTGCAGGCTACATCCAGCCCAAGGATCCCAGCAATGGACAGATGTACCAGAAGACTTTGCTAGGCACCATTTTAAacatctcctgcctgctgaAGACCCCTGGTGTTGTGGAGAACCATGGCTACTTCCTGAACCCATCCCGATCCAGCCCACAGGAGATCAAAGTGCAGGAGTCCAACATCCATCAG TTTATGGCCCAGTTCCATGAGAAGATCTACCAGATGCTGAAGAACTTGTTGCAGCTGTCCCCAGAGACGAAGCACAGGATCCTCTCCTGGCTGGGAAACTGCCTCCACGCCAACGCGGGACGCACCAAGATCTGGGCAAACCAGATGCCTGAGATCTTCTTCCAGATGTACGCCTCGGATGCCTTCTTCCTCAACCTGGGAGCTGCTCTCCTGAAGCTGTGCCAGCCCTTCTGCAAACCCAAATCTGCCAGGCTGCTGACCTTCAACCCTACCTACTGtgccctgaaggagctgaatgaagaggagaggaggagtAAGAACGTACACATGAAAG GTCTGGAAAAGGAAACGTGTTTGATACCCGCTCTGAGCGAGCAGGAGCCTGAGTTTGCCAACAGCTACAACCTGGTGACAGAAAACCTGGTGCTCACACAGTACACCCTTCACTTGGGGTTTCACAG GTTACACGACCAGATGGTAAAGATAAACCAAAGCCTTCACCGCCTGCAAGTAGCGTGGCGAGAAGCtcagcagagctccagccctgctgccgaCAGCCTCAGGGAGCAGTTTGAGCGCCTCATGACCATCTATCTGTCCACCAAGACAGCCGTGACGGAGCCGCAGATGCTGCAGAACTGCCTGAACCTGCAGGTGTCTATGGCAGTTCTGCTGGTGCAGTTGGCTGTGGGGAACCGCGGGACAGAGCCGCTGGAGCTCACCTTCCCTCTGCCCGCAGTGCAGGACAGCGCCTTGGCCTATGTACCAG AATTCTTTGCTGATAATTTGGGTGacttcttcattttcctgcGGCGTTTTGCTGATGACATCTTGGAGACATCCGCAGATTCCCTGGAGCACATCCTTCACTTTGTCACTGTGTTCATGGGTGATGTGGAGAG gATGAAGAACCCCCACCTGCGAGCCAAGCTGGCCGAAGTGCTGGAGGCTGTGATGCCTCACCTGGACCAGGCGCAGAACCCGCTCGTCTCGAGCGTGTTCCATCGCAAGCGCGTGTTCTGCTCATACCAGAACGCTGCCCGCTTGGCCGAGGCACTCATCAGAGTCTTCGTGGATATCGAGTTTACGG GTGATCCGCACCAGTTCGAGCAGAAGTTTAACTACCGCCGCCCCATGTACCCCATCCTGAGGTACATGTGGGACACGGATTCCTACCGGCAGAGCATAAAG GCTCTGGCTGATTATGCCTCAGAGAACCTGGAGGCAATGAACCCCCCTCTCTTCTTGCGCTTCCTCAACTTGCTCATGAACGATGCCATTTTCCTGCTGGATGAAGCCATACAG TACCTCAGTAAGATCAAAGTTCAGCAGATCGAGAAGGACCGTGGCGAGTGGGACAGCCTGTCCCCGGAGGCTCGCCGCGAGAAGGAGTCCAGCCTGCAGATGTTTGGTCAGCTGGCACGCTTCCACAACATCATGTCCAATGAAACCATAGGCACGCTGGCCTTCCTCACCTCAG aaattAAGTCCCTGTTTGTGCACCCGTTCCTTGCGGAGCGCATCATCTCCATGCTCAACTACTTCCTGCAACATCTGGTTGGGCCAAAAATGGGAGCTTTGAAAGTGAAGGATTTCAGTGAGTTTGACTTCAAGCCACAGCAACTCGTGTCTGACATCTGTACCATCTACCTGAACCTTGG GGATGAGGAAAACTTCTGTGCCACGGTGCCCAAGGACGGCCGCTCCTACTCGCCAACGCTCTTCGCCCAGACTGTCCGGGTCCTGAAGAAGATCAACAAGCCCGGGAACATGATCGTGTCCTTCAGCAACCTGGCCGAGAGGATCAAG TCTCTTGcagaccagcagcagcaagaggaggAGACGTACGCAGATGCCTGTGATGAGTTCCTAGACCCCATCATGAGCACACTGATGTCTGACCCTGTGATCCTGCCCTCGTCCCGTGTCACCGTGGACCGCTCGACTATAGCCCGGCACCTCCTCAG CGATCAGACAGACCCTTTCAACCGGAGCCCACTCACCATGGACCAGATCAGACCAAACACAGAGCTTAAAGAGAAGATCCAGCGGTGGCTTgcagagaggaagaagcagaaggaggagCTGGATGATACACTGAACTGA
- the ATP5MG gene encoding ATP synthase subunit g, mitochondrial yields the protein MAQKLVQALSTRGPQLLSAAVAYSKPRLATFWYYAKVELAPPTPGEIPRAIDGMKSVIRGFQTGRLAQLTVREAVRNGLVATEVLMWFYIGEIIGKRGIIGYNV from the exons ATGGCGCAGAAGCTGGTGCAGGCCCTGAGCACCCGCGGGCCGCAGCTCCTCAGCG CCGCCGTGGCCTACTCGAAGCCGCGCCTGGCCACGTTCTGGTACTACGCCAAGGTGGAGCTGGCGCCGCCGACCCCCGGCGAGATCCCTCGGGCCATTGACGGCATGAAGTCCGTGATCAGGGGCTTCCAGACCGGCCGCCTGGCGCAGCTCACCGTCAGG gaagcAGTGAGGAACGGGCTGGTGGCCACGGAGGTGCTGATGTGGTTTTACATCGGAGAGATCATAGGCAAGCGTGGCATTATCGGGTACAACGTCTGA